A genomic region of Synechococcus sp. NOUM97013 contains the following coding sequences:
- a CDS encoding photosystem I reaction center protein subunit XI encodes MTVTPASDPCVGNLATPVNSGYFIKALINNLPLYRPGISANFRGIETGAAFGYLLYGPFTICGPLRNTEYAQTAGLLAAIGAVHILTLLFLLYNQPGAQPNVPPSDPTVENPPADLFTRMGWADFTSGFWLGGCGGAVFAWFLCNTVHVQDLFKIAAGVWSVG; translated from the coding sequence GGGAACCTGGCGACACCCGTCAACAGTGGCTATTTCATTAAGGCGCTGATCAACAACCTGCCCCTCTATCGGCCAGGGATCTCCGCCAACTTCCGTGGAATCGAAACCGGAGCTGCGTTCGGCTACCTGCTCTACGGCCCCTTCACGATCTGCGGCCCCCTTCGCAACACCGAATACGCCCAGACAGCAGGTCTGCTGGCTGCCATCGGTGCTGTGCACATCCTGACCCTGCTGTTCCTGCTCTACAACCAGCCGGGTGCCCAGCCGAACGTTCCGCCTTCCGACCCCACCGTCGAGAATCCTCCCGCTGATCTGTTCACTCGGATGGGCTGGGCTGATTTCACCAGTGGTTTCTGGCTCGGCGGCTGTGGTGGTGCTGTGTTCGCCTGGTTCCTCTGCAACACCGTCCACGTTCAGGACCTGTTCAAGATTGCTGCTGGCGTCTGGAGCGTCGGTTGA